Proteins encoded within one genomic window of Tidjanibacter massiliensis:
- the rplQ gene encoding 50S ribosomal protein L17, which produces MRHNKKINHLGRQAGHRKALMSNMASSLILHKRIETTVAKAKALRKFVEPLITKSKEDTTHSRRVVFSYLKDKYAVTELFREVAPRVADRPGGYTRILHTGFRLGDGSEMCIIELVDFNETYKAGAAPEAKARTRRSRGGAAKKAAAPVAEETVGAEADVPAEGTEEVQKTSAKKAPAKTAAPKPVAKPAPKTSGAKSAAVKTGATKKG; this is translated from the coding sequence ATGAGACACAATAAGAAAATCAACCATCTTGGTCGTCAGGCAGGTCACCGCAAAGCGTTGATGTCTAACATGGCAAGTTCCCTGATTCTCCACAAGAGGATAGAGACGACCGTTGCTAAGGCAAAAGCGCTCAGGAAGTTTGTAGAGCCGCTGATAACCAAATCGAAAGAGGATACTACCCATTCGCGCCGCGTCGTTTTCAGTTATCTGAAGGACAAGTATGCGGTTACGGAGCTGTTCCGCGAGGTGGCTCCCCGCGTAGCCGACCGTCCGGGCGGTTACACCCGCATCCTGCATACGGGCTTCCGTCTCGGTGACGGTTCGGAGATGTGTATCATCGAGCTTGTCGATTTCAATGAGACTTATAAGGCCGGTGCGGCTCCCGAGGCGAAAGCCCGTACGCGTCGCAGCCGTGGCGGTGCTGCCAAGAAGGCGGCTGCTCCGGTGGCTGAGGAGACGGTGGGCGCTGAGGCAGATGTTCCTGCAGAGGGGACCGAGGAGGTTCAGAAGACTTCTGCAAAGAAGGCACCTGCAAAGACCGCTGCTCCCAAGCCGGTTGCTAAGCCTGCTCCCAAGACTTCGGGGGCGAAGAGTGCCGCTGTTAAGACGGGGGCGACGAAAAAA